A genomic window from Halogeometricum borinquense DSM 11551 includes:
- a CDS encoding MBL fold metallo-hydrolase: MRFTLLGTGDVLGVPPPFQTLADANAAARRRRCGALIETETTTLLLDVPPEFRDGIRQADVGSVDAAFVTHWHHDHVGGIDDLALTARFLDIPLYLTATAQDRFAQEKPYLTDSVAIRNLMHGEPVTVGDIEITPIPVAHDRPECDTLAFRLETGTETMVYAPDFENWCPDMPGGKMYTNADLAVLEATPAIAPELLSSDVPTPDPVTKAAASRTVLTHLNEYMLGKSTATLEAMAAEEGYELGEDFASYTA, encoded by the coding sequence ATGAGATTTACATTACTCGGGACTGGTGACGTACTTGGTGTCCCACCGCCGTTTCAGACACTGGCAGATGCTAATGCGGCAGCGCGTCGCCGTCGATGTGGCGCGCTCATTGAGACCGAGACGACAACACTCCTGCTCGATGTTCCACCGGAGTTCCGTGACGGGATTCGACAGGCTGACGTCGGTAGCGTAGACGCGGCGTTCGTGACCCACTGGCATCACGATCACGTCGGCGGCATCGATGACTTAGCTCTTACCGCCCGGTTCCTCGATATTCCACTCTATTTGACGGCGACTGCGCAGGACCGGTTTGCCCAGGAGAAACCGTACCTAACCGATTCGGTCGCCATCCGCAACCTCATGCACGGGGAACCGGTCACAGTGGGTGATATCGAAATCACTCCCATTCCGGTCGCTCATGATCGCCCGGAGTGTGATACGCTCGCGTTCCGACTTGAAACGGGCACGGAAACAATGGTATACGCGCCGGACTTCGAGAACTGGTGTCCCGATATGCCGGGCGGTAAGATGTATACCAACGCTGATCTCGCGGTTCTCGAAGCCACGCCAGCCATCGCCCCAGAGCTGTTGTCGTCAGACGTACCAACCCCGGACCCAGTGACAAAAGCGGCGGCATCACGAACGGTTCTGACCCATCTCAACGAATACATGCTGGGGAAGAGTACGGCGACGTTGGAAGCAATGGCGGCTGAGGAGGGGTACGAGTTGGGCGAGGATTTTGCCAGTTACACGGCCTAA
- a CDS encoding DsbA family oxidoreductase, with translation MSDSESAEYAEQITVYSDYVCPFCYLGRESLRRYQSTREDELEIDWHPFDLRSQKRNPDGTIDHSVDDGKDDEYYEQAKENVRRLQEKYGVEMDLDVDTDIDSLPAQMASYYVKQHYDYETWLDFDVAIFDALWQDGADIGDEELLVKLAEDAGVVGDEIRSALDDDALREEVRAQFTEAHQQGVTGVPTFAYDGYGARGAVPPEHLERLVEGV, from the coding sequence ATGAGCGACTCTGAGTCCGCCGAATACGCGGAGCAAATCACAGTCTACTCCGACTACGTCTGTCCGTTCTGCTATCTGGGGCGCGAATCGCTCCGACGGTATCAATCGACCCGCGAAGACGAACTCGAAATCGACTGGCATCCGTTCGACCTCCGGAGTCAAAAGCGCAATCCCGACGGCACCATCGACCACTCGGTGGACGACGGTAAGGACGACGAGTACTACGAACAGGCCAAAGAGAACGTCCGTCGCCTACAGGAGAAGTACGGCGTGGAGATGGACCTCGACGTCGATACCGACATCGACTCGCTTCCCGCGCAGATGGCGTCCTACTACGTCAAACAGCACTACGACTACGAGACGTGGCTCGACTTCGACGTTGCCATCTTCGACGCGCTCTGGCAGGACGGCGCGGATATCGGTGACGAAGAACTGCTCGTCAAACTTGCCGAAGACGCCGGCGTTGTGGGCGACGAGATACGCTCGGCGCTGGACGACGATGCCCTCCGCGAGGAGGTTCGTGCGCAATTCACCGAGGCTCACCAACAGGGCGTGACGGGCGTGCCGACGTTCGCCTACGACGGATACGGGGCGCGCGGTGCGGTGCCGCCGGAGCATCTGGAGCGACTGGTCGAAGGCGTCTGA
- a CDS encoding oxidoreductase: MSSQWTADDVPDCSGKTVVVTGANSGLGYEATKALAAKGAHVVMAVRSPERGREAAHAVQDAVADADLTLAKLDLADLDSVRRFSEWFHDTFDELHVLANNAGVMAIPRRETEQGFEMQFGVNHLGHFALTGLLLDRLRETEAETRVVTQSSGIHQNGEMDFSDPMAEHSYDKWAAYAQSKLANLLFAYELQRRLERVGEGGVLSVGCHPGYAATNLQRRGPEMAGSFVRKLGMGLANRVFAQSAEMGALPMLYAATADDVRGGSYIGPTGLFGMRGSPGTAASSEASHDEDDAHRLWELSEDLTGVTYGI, from the coding sequence ATGTCATCGCAGTGGACTGCCGACGACGTTCCAGACTGCTCGGGGAAGACGGTGGTAGTGACCGGCGCGAACAGCGGCCTCGGCTACGAGGCGACGAAGGCGTTGGCGGCGAAAGGCGCACACGTCGTGATGGCCGTCCGGAGTCCCGAACGCGGCCGCGAGGCCGCCCACGCGGTGCAGGACGCGGTGGCCGATGCCGACCTCACGTTGGCGAAACTCGACCTCGCGGACCTCGACTCAGTCCGTCGGTTCTCCGAGTGGTTCCACGACACGTTCGACGAACTGCACGTCCTCGCCAACAACGCAGGCGTGATGGCGATTCCGCGCCGCGAAACCGAACAGGGCTTCGAGATGCAGTTCGGCGTCAACCATCTCGGCCACTTCGCGCTCACCGGTCTCCTCCTCGATAGACTCCGCGAAACCGAGGCCGAAACGCGCGTCGTCACCCAGTCTAGTGGCATCCATCAGAACGGCGAGATGGACTTTTCGGACCCGATGGCCGAACACTCCTACGATAAGTGGGCAGCGTACGCGCAGAGCAAACTGGCGAATCTCCTGTTCGCCTACGAACTCCAGCGGCGACTCGAACGCGTCGGCGAGGGAGGCGTCCTCAGCGTCGGCTGTCATCCCGGATACGCCGCGACAAATCTGCAACGTCGCGGCCCGGAGATGGCGGGGTCGTTCGTCCGAAAGCTGGGGATGGGACTCGCAAACCGTGTGTTCGCACAGAGCGCCGAGATGGGCGCGCTACCGATGCTGTACGCCGCCACTGCTGATGACGTTCGCGGCGGGTCGTACATCGGTCCGACGGGACTGTTCGGCATGCGCGGCTCCCCCGGGACTGCAGCATCCAGCGAGGCGTCGCACGACGAGGACGATGCCCACCGCTTGTGGGAACTCTCGGAAGATCTGACGGGCGTGACGTACGGCATCTGA
- a CDS encoding isoaspartyl peptidase/L-asparaginase: MRVIVHGGAGGVPDEPDPRQQTVDEAAETGAARETPIDAVEAAIRVMESDPAFNAGVGGAVQSDGRVRTDAGVMTSDRETGAVAGMDGVEHAVSVARVVMEETPHIFVAGDPAVDVAADFGIETDVNLFTPETRERWNDATPPEGTSQDHLAWLDDKFGQSSATASNDADLSDHDTVGAVAFDGRDFAAATSTGGRWFALAGRVGDVPQVGSGFYAAPAGAASATGAGEDIAKTTLTRRAVRHLERGEDAQSAAELAIEEFAELTGSGAGVIVADDEGVGSAYNTEGMQTGVAER; the protein is encoded by the coding sequence ATGCGAGTTATCGTTCACGGGGGCGCAGGTGGCGTCCCAGACGAACCGGATCCGAGACAACAGACAGTTGACGAAGCGGCTGAAACGGGTGCCGCCCGTGAAACGCCAATCGACGCCGTCGAGGCAGCTATCCGGGTCATGGAGTCGGACCCCGCGTTCAACGCTGGCGTCGGCGGTGCAGTCCAATCCGATGGCCGGGTCCGAACGGACGCCGGCGTGATGACGAGCGACCGCGAGACGGGCGCGGTGGCGGGCATGGACGGTGTCGAACACGCTGTCTCCGTTGCCCGCGTCGTCATGGAAGAGACGCCGCATATCTTCGTCGCGGGCGACCCTGCCGTGGATGTCGCGGCCGATTTCGGTATCGAGACGGACGTGAACCTGTTCACGCCCGAGACGCGCGAACGCTGGAACGACGCGACCCCGCCAGAAGGAACGTCTCAGGATCACTTGGCGTGGTTAGACGACAAATTCGGTCAGTCGAGTGCCACCGCCTCGAACGATGCGGACCTCTCGGATCACGACACCGTCGGTGCCGTCGCCTTCGACGGGCGGGACTTCGCTGCCGCCACCTCCACCGGCGGGCGATGGTTCGCACTCGCCGGACGCGTCGGCGACGTGCCGCAAGTCGGCTCCGGGTTCTACGCGGCTCCCGCGGGGGCCGCCTCTGCGACGGGTGCGGGCGAGGATATCGCCAAGACGACGCTCACCCGGCGTGCGGTTCGGCACCTCGAACGCGGCGAGGACGCGCAGTCGGCCGCCGAGTTAGCTATCGAGGAGTTCGCCGAACTCACCGGGTCGGGGGCGGGCGTCATCGTCGCGGACGACGAAGGCGTCGGCAGCGCGTACAACACCGAAGGGATGCAGACCGGCGTCGCCGAACGGTAG
- the icd gene encoding isocitrate dehydrogenase (NADP(+)) yields the protein MSYDQIEVPENGEKITLADEETGELSVPDNPIIPIIHGDGIGTDVGPAAQKVLDAAAEATGRSIEWLRVYAGESARKKYDENLPEDTVQAIKDHRVAIKGPLTTPVGAGFRSLNVALRKKLDLYANVRPTYHLDGVPSPVKNPSAMDMVTFRENTEDVYAGIEWEAGTDEVQQVKEFVEEEMGHDDVIHDGPVGIGIKPITEFGTKRLVREAIEYAIENDRDSVTLVHKGNIMKFTEGAFRDWGYELAAEEFGDVTITEDELWEEYDGEKPEDKIVVKDRIADNMLQQLLTRTADYDVIATMNLNGDYMSDAAGAQIGGLGIAPGANFGEGLCLAEPVHGSAPKYAGEDKVNPTAMILSGRLMFEYMGWKDAGKLIRDAVEKTISEGDVTYDLERQIEGGNKLATSEFAEKIVENINELA from the coding sequence ATGAGCTACGACCAGATCGAAGTTCCCGAGAACGGGGAGAAGATCACGCTCGCCGACGAGGAGACGGGTGAGCTGTCGGTTCCCGACAACCCGATTATTCCGATTATTCACGGCGACGGTATCGGCACGGACGTCGGTCCGGCCGCACAGAAGGTACTTGACGCCGCCGCAGAGGCGACCGGTCGCTCCATCGAGTGGCTCCGCGTATACGCAGGCGAGTCCGCCCGCAAGAAGTACGACGAGAACCTGCCCGAGGACACGGTGCAGGCGATCAAAGACCACCGCGTTGCGATCAAAGGCCCGCTCACGACGCCTGTTGGTGCTGGTTTCCGCTCGCTCAACGTCGCGCTCCGCAAAAAGCTCGACCTCTACGCGAACGTCCGCCCGACGTACCACCTCGACGGCGTCCCGTCGCCCGTCAAGAACCCCTCGGCGATGGACATGGTCACGTTCCGTGAGAACACCGAGGACGTGTACGCCGGCATCGAGTGGGAAGCCGGTACCGACGAAGTCCAGCAGGTCAAGGAGTTCGTCGAAGAGGAGATGGGCCACGACGACGTCATCCACGACGGCCCCGTCGGCATCGGAATTAAGCCTATCACCGAGTTCGGAACGAAGCGTCTCGTCCGCGAGGCCATCGAGTACGCCATCGAGAACGACCGCGACTCCGTCACCCTCGTCCACAAGGGTAACATCATGAAGTTCACCGAGGGTGCCTTCCGTGACTGGGGCTACGAACTCGCCGCAGAGGAGTTCGGCGACGTCACCATCACCGAGGACGAACTCTGGGAAGAGTACGACGGCGAGAAGCCAGAGGACAAGATTGTCGTCAAGGACCGCATCGCGGACAACATGCTCCAGCAGCTTCTCACCCGCACCGCCGACTACGACGTCATCGCCACGATGAACCTGAACGGCGACTACATGTCTGACGCCGCAGGTGCTCAGATCGGTGGTCTCGGCATCGCACCCGGTGCGAACTTCGGTGAAGGTCTCTGTCTCGCAGAACCGGTCCACGGCTCTGCACCCAAATACGCCGGCGAAGACAAGGTCAACCCGACCGCGATGATTCTCTCCGGCCGTCTCATGTTCGAGTACATGGGCTGGAAAGACGCTGGCAAACTCATCCGCGACGCAGTCGAGAAAACCATCTCCGAGGGCGACGTGACGTACGACCTCGAACGGCAGATCGAAGGCGGCAACAAACTCGCCACGAGCGAGTTCGCCGAGAAGATCGTCGAGAACATCAACGAACTCGCGTAA
- a CDS encoding VOC family protein — protein sequence MLHHVELYAADLDSAIEFYEWFLGELGYERYQRWESGQSWKLGPTYLVVVEAPDEYRDNDFHRRTPGLNHLAFHAESRAHVDELTRQLRERGVTILYEDAHPYAGGDDHYAVYFEGPERLKLEVVAPS from the coding sequence ATGCTCCACCACGTCGAACTGTACGCGGCGGATCTCGATTCGGCAATCGAGTTCTACGAATGGTTTCTCGGTGAACTCGGCTACGAACGGTACCAGCGATGGGAGTCGGGCCAGTCGTGGAAGTTGGGACCGACGTATCTGGTCGTGGTCGAAGCGCCCGACGAGTACCGCGACAACGATTTCCACCGCCGGACGCCGGGGCTGAACCACCTCGCCTTCCACGCTGAATCGCGGGCACACGTAGACGAACTCACCAGACAGCTCCGCGAACGCGGTGTGACGATACTCTACGAGGATGCCCACCCGTACGCGGGCGGCGACGACCACTACGCCGTCTACTTCGAGGGTCCGGAACGACTGAAACTGGAAGTCGTTGCGCCATCGTAA
- a CDS encoding DUF5817 domain-containing protein encodes MYAVVGCSECGSMWLLTDPRQSKTANCPRCGRTHQTKKLRKFLETEDREAARQARAALLAKKHGDSEAFAKTAHISEMESLVEESGIDDAEYLEASGLDADEVASAGEQAMQGQTSSSNRLDVVREALRKEDRPTEEEVVAYAEEHGVPGEAARNVLEKLTRRGEVSESRGRYRLL; translated from the coding sequence ATGTACGCGGTGGTCGGCTGTTCAGAGTGCGGCAGTATGTGGCTGCTCACGGACCCGAGGCAGTCGAAGACGGCAAACTGTCCGCGCTGTGGACGGACGCATCAAACGAAGAAGCTACGGAAATTCCTCGAAACTGAGGATCGAGAGGCGGCTAGGCAGGCGCGTGCGGCCCTCCTCGCCAAGAAACACGGCGACAGCGAGGCGTTCGCCAAAACGGCGCACATTTCGGAGATGGAATCGCTGGTCGAGGAATCCGGCATCGACGACGCGGAGTATCTCGAAGCATCCGGTCTCGACGCCGACGAGGTCGCGTCAGCGGGTGAACAGGCGATGCAGGGTCAAACGTCGTCTTCGAACCGGCTCGACGTGGTTCGGGAGGCCCTCCGCAAAGAGGACCGACCGACAGAAGAGGAGGTGGTCGCTTACGCCGAGGAACACGGCGTCCCCGGCGAGGCGGCACGCAACGTCCTCGAAAAACTGACTCGGCGCGGCGAGGTGTCCGAGTCGCGCGGGCGGTACCGGTTGCTCTGA
- a CDS encoding YgaP family membrane protein, whose product MRQNVGESDRILRGVLGVWLVAVAVSALRVGRRTTAAITGLAGLGLLQNAATGFCGGNRLFGIDTTRSDEVAGDEETGEK is encoded by the coding sequence ATGCGACAGAACGTTGGTGAATCCGACCGAATCCTGCGAGGCGTCCTCGGTGTCTGGTTAGTCGCTGTCGCCGTCTCGGCCCTCCGCGTGGGACGGCGAACGACGGCGGCCATCACCGGACTCGCGGGTCTCGGGTTACTCCAGAACGCCGCCACAGGGTTCTGTGGCGGTAATCGACTGTTCGGTATCGATACGACGCGTAGTGACGAGGTGGCTGGCGACGAGGAGACTGGTGAAAAGTGA
- a CDS encoding helix-turn-helix domain-containing protein, with translation MKRVRITLSPPNAYLPPVYRLLTQQATYLSEVYIVNWNVTEPPVGFLLLVRGAYERLGDELETAENVRDFELFPNGDEEAYCFLAADGITAGRALFENFTREDILTVPPIECHDDGSSTFTLVGTDAAIQAAVEGVPEGVTVTIDAVGTGRVAADDPGRSLSPRQRETVQAALRVGYYDVPREATTAAVADEVGCATATASEHLRRAERRVLSSLFGE, from the coding sequence ATGAAGCGAGTCCGAATCACGCTTTCCCCACCCAACGCGTATCTCCCTCCCGTCTACCGTCTTCTCACACAGCAGGCGACGTATCTCTCGGAGGTGTACATCGTCAACTGGAACGTTACGGAACCGCCCGTCGGTTTCTTGCTTCTTGTCCGCGGAGCGTACGAGCGACTCGGCGACGAACTCGAAACCGCCGAGAACGTGCGCGACTTCGAGTTGTTCCCGAACGGCGACGAGGAGGCGTACTGCTTTCTCGCCGCCGACGGTATCACCGCGGGGCGCGCGCTGTTCGAGAACTTCACGCGAGAGGATATCCTCACCGTACCGCCTATCGAGTGTCACGACGACGGGAGCAGTACGTTCACGCTGGTCGGGACTGACGCCGCGATACAGGCCGCAGTCGAGGGCGTCCCTGAGGGCGTGACGGTGACTATCGATGCAGTCGGGACAGGGCGAGTCGCTGCGGACGACCCCGGAAGGTCACTCTCGCCGCGGCAACGAGAAACGGTGCAGGCCGCACTCCGGGTCGGGTACTACGACGTGCCCCGCGAAGCGACGACGGCAGCTGTCGCAGACGAAGTCGGATGCGCGACTGCGACCGCGTCCGAACATCTCCGGCGGGCGGAGCGGCGCGTTCTTTCGTCGCTGTTCGGCGAGTAA
- the hmgA gene encoding hydroxymethylglutaryl-CoA reductase (NADPH) has translation MTDSTPSAAEDLAERVRAGELRFHELEDHTDADTATAARRLLVEEQSDASLDVVGDYGFPAERADPNIENMVGAVQVPMGVAGPVRIRGGRLDGERYLPLATTEGALLASVNRGCSVLNDAGGANVRILKSGMTRAPVFRVADVVEAEALVEWVRDNRDALREAAEETTNHGELLDVTPYVVGNSVHLRFRYDTKDAMGMNMVTIATRAACELVEDETDASLVALSGNLCTDKKPAAINAVEGRGRSVTTDVTIPREVVEDRLHTTPEAVAELNTRKNLVGSAKAASLGFNAHVANVVAAMFLATGQDEAQVVEGANAITTAEVQDGDLYVSISIASLEVGTVGGGTKLPTQAEGLDVLGVRGGGDPAGSNADALAEAIAVGSLAGELSLLSALASRHLSSAHAELGR, from the coding sequence ATGACCGATTCTACTCCTTCAGCGGCCGAGGACCTTGCCGAACGCGTCCGAGCGGGCGAATTGCGATTTCACGAACTCGAAGACCACACGGACGCAGACACGGCGACGGCCGCCCGTCGTCTCCTCGTTGAGGAACAGTCGGACGCCTCGCTGGATGTCGTCGGCGACTACGGCTTCCCCGCCGAACGTGCCGACCCGAACATCGAAAACATGGTCGGAGCCGTACAGGTGCCGATGGGCGTCGCCGGACCCGTCCGCATCCGTGGCGGCCGACTCGACGGCGAACGCTACCTCCCCCTTGCCACGACGGAGGGCGCACTGCTGGCCAGCGTCAACCGCGGCTGTTCCGTTCTGAACGACGCTGGTGGCGCGAACGTGCGCATCCTCAAATCGGGGATGACCCGCGCGCCGGTGTTCCGCGTCGCAGACGTGGTGGAGGCCGAGGCGCTGGTCGAGTGGGTCCGCGACAACCGTGACGCGCTCCGCGAGGCGGCAGAGGAGACGACCAACCACGGCGAACTGCTGGACGTGACGCCGTACGTCGTCGGCAACTCTGTCCACCTGCGCTTCCGCTACGACACGAAGGACGCGATGGGGATGAACATGGTCACCATCGCCACACGGGCAGCCTGTGAACTCGTTGAGGACGAGACGGACGCCTCCCTCGTGGCCCTCTCGGGCAACCTCTGCACCGACAAGAAACCCGCGGCGATCAACGCTGTCGAGGGACGCGGGCGCTCGGTCACCACCGACGTGACCATCCCACGCGAAGTGGTCGAAGACCGCCTGCACACGACCCCCGAAGCGGTGGCCGAACTCAACACCCGAAAGAACCTCGTCGGCTCCGCAAAGGCGGCCAGTCTCGGCTTCAACGCCCACGTCGCAAACGTCGTCGCCGCGATGTTCCTCGCCACCGGGCAGGACGAGGCGCAAGTCGTGGAGGGCGCAAACGCCATCACCACTGCCGAGGTGCAGGACGGTGACCTCTACGTCTCCATCTCCATCGCCAGCCTCGAAGTCGGTACCGTCGGTGGCGGGACGAAACTCCCGACGCAGGCCGAAGGACTCGACGTACTGGGCGTCCGCGGCGGCGGCGACCCCGCGGGATCGAACGCCGACGCTCTCGCGGAAGCTATCGCTGTCGGCTCTTTGGCGGGCGAACTCTCCTTGCTCTCCGCGCTGGCGTCGCGGCACCTCTCCAGCGCGCACGCTGAACTCGGACGGTAG
- a CDS encoding amidohydrolase, whose translation MTDAADLVLLDGEIHTLTDPDETYEAMAVRDGRIVRLGESYDVQFLVGTDTETIDLAGDVVLPGFIDAHTHLDMVGRSLVHADLSGASGPDDCVDRLRARGDELASISDAGNGNEDDTDEWILGYGYDESTWDDSRYLTREDLDAVSTDQPVAAFREDMHVASLNSVALAKHRDAMPDADVRAEGGNPTGVIVEEAVDVVYEEIQPDEEQTEKLLRAAQAAANERGVTGVHDMTRTSHKPSVYRELDKADDLTLRVRINYWADHLDSVIDAGLRTNHGSEMVRVGAIKTFTDGSFGGRTAKLSEPYSDDETETGTWVVDPEELAEIVSRADAHDLQLSAHAIGDEAVHAVLDAYEDCENPEKSRHRVEHAELADDDAIRRFAESGIVASVQPNFLKWAEAGGLYDARLGERRTKTNRYAAFTEADVPLAFGSDCMPLDPLLGVHWAVNAPAEEQRLGVTEALRAYTTGAAYAGFDEDRLGTIETGKKADLTILAASPWESDSIRDIDVSATIVGGQVVYDRDV comes from the coding sequence ATGACCGACGCCGCGGACCTCGTCCTCCTCGACGGCGAGATTCACACGCTTACGGACCCGGACGAGACGTACGAGGCGATGGCCGTTCGAGACGGCCGAATCGTTCGCCTCGGCGAGAGTTACGACGTGCAGTTTCTCGTCGGCACCGACACGGAGACGATAGACCTCGCTGGCGACGTGGTCCTTCCCGGCTTTATCGACGCCCACACCCACCTCGACATGGTCGGCCGATCACTCGTCCACGCTGACCTCTCGGGGGCCTCCGGTCCGGACGACTGTGTGGACCGTCTCCGCGCCCGGGGCGACGAATTGGCGTCCATCTCCGACGCCGGAAACGGCAACGAGGACGACACCGACGAGTGGATTCTGGGCTACGGGTACGATGAAAGCACGTGGGACGACTCCCGGTACCTCACGCGCGAGGATTTAGATGCTGTCTCGACGGACCAACCGGTTGCCGCCTTCCGCGAGGACATGCACGTCGCCTCGCTGAACTCCGTCGCACTTGCCAAGCACCGCGACGCGATGCCGGACGCCGACGTACGCGCTGAAGGAGGGAATCCAACCGGCGTTATCGTCGAGGAGGCAGTTGACGTGGTGTACGAGGAGATACAACCTGACGAGGAGCAGACAGAGAAACTGCTCCGCGCTGCGCAGGCGGCAGCCAACGAACGGGGCGTCACCGGCGTCCACGACATGACGCGCACCTCCCACAAACCGAGCGTCTACCGCGAGTTAGACAAGGCAGACGACCTGACGCTTCGCGTCCGCATCAATTACTGGGCGGACCACCTCGACAGCGTTATCGACGCCGGACTGCGGACGAATCACGGGAGCGAGATGGTCCGCGTCGGCGCGATAAAGACGTTCACCGACGGGTCGTTCGGCGGGCGGACGGCGAAACTCTCGGAACCGTACAGCGACGACGAGACGGAAACGGGGACATGGGTGGTAGATCCCGAGGAGTTGGCCGAAATCGTTTCTCGGGCGGACGCGCACGACCTGCAACTGTCGGCGCACGCTATCGGTGACGAAGCGGTCCACGCCGTCCTTGATGCCTATGAGGACTGCGAGAATCCGGAAAAAAGCCGTCACCGCGTCGAACACGCGGAACTCGCGGACGACGATGCAATCCGACGGTTTGCGGAGTCGGGAATCGTCGCCTCTGTCCAACCCAACTTCCTCAAATGGGCCGAAGCGGGGGGCCTGTACGACGCGCGCCTCGGCGAGAGACGAACGAAGACGAACCGCTACGCCGCCTTCACCGAGGCGGACGTCCCACTCGCGTTCGGAAGCGACTGCATGCCGTTGGACCCGCTTCTCGGCGTTCACTGGGCGGTTAACGCACCTGCCGAGGAACAACGACTGGGCGTCACCGAGGCGCTCCGCGCGTACACGACCGGCGCAGCGTACGCTGGATTCGACGAGGATCGACTCGGTACCATCGAGACGGGCAAGAAAGCGGACCTGACGATTCTGGCTGCGTCCCCGTGGGAATCCGACTCGATACGCGATATCGACGTTTCAGCGACTATCGTTGGCGGACAAGTCGTCTATGACCGCGACGTGTAG